In Sphaeramia orbicularis chromosome 1, fSphaOr1.1, whole genome shotgun sequence, a genomic segment contains:
- the LOC115428877 gene encoding uncharacterized protein LOC115428877 isoform X2, producing MSDWEGTDFCLENLFDESRPESPQSVFSDLELDRFFSTRALSPDSVSSDFDFALLQDWLKDFRSFSPDSLASVEESSFSPDITFGQMSSQHCNYFLRYSDCSSVSPYSMQSDIEFSTPFDEFFHDNRPDSPDSFTSWVEQKDSFFTQSFTDNWLFSLNIVHTSDTCLSVQSSDYAFKQLPSQNTVPKASFSPVSPLRYKCTTRGFMSHILDPFYDGKGVFHSDTQICLANQTCPRHIFKNNNETLGGSTTDPFYRAISSEFEDHISDSQFSQASSLSYSSSPDVLVTDSHPESLMPQTGTFETGPSDPSSDTYAQSFFITPSLWMAENQH from the exons ATGTCTGATTGGGAGGGTACAGATTTCTGTCTCGAAAATCTGTTTGACGAATCCAGACCAGAGTCCCCACAATCAGTTTTTTCAGAC CTTGAACTTGACAGGTTTTTCAGTACCAGGGCCTTGTCCCCAGACTCTGTGTCTTCCGACTTTGACTTTGCACTCCTCCAGGACTGGCTGAAAGACTTCAGATCATTTTCACCAGATTCTCTGGCCTCAGTGGAAGAATCCTCCTTCTCTCCTGACATCACCTTTGGACAGATGTCAAGTCAACATTGTAATTATTTCTTACGTTACTCAGACTGTAGTTCAGTGTCACCTTATTCAATGCAGTCAGATATTGAATTTTCCACACCTTTTGATGAGTTTTTTCATGACAACAGACCAGATTCCCCAGATTCCTTTACTTCATGGGTTGAACAGAAAGACAGTTTTTTCACACAGTCATTTACTGACAACTGGTTGTTTTCATTAAACATCGTACATACTTCTGATACATGTCTGTCAGTGCAGTCCTCAGATTATGCTTTTAAACAACTCCCCTCTCAGAATACAGTCCCCAAGGCGAGTTTTAGTCCAGTGAGCCCACTTAGATATAAATGTACAACCAGAGGGTTTATGTCACACATACTTGACCCATTCTATGATGGAAAAGGTGTTTTTCACAGTGATACTCAAATCTGTCTAGCTAATCAAACATGTCCAAGGCATATTttcaaaaacaataatgaaacacTTGGAGGCAGTACAACAGATCCATTTTACCGAGCCATATCTTCTGAGTTTGAAGATCATATTTCAGACTCTCAGTTCTCACAAGCTTCCTCCTTGTCATATTCTTCATCTCCTGATGTTTTAGTAACAGATTCACACCCTGAAAGCCTGATGCCCCAAACTGGAACCTTTGAGACAGGACCCAGTGATCCTTCGTCAGACACATATGCACAGTCTTTTTTCATCACACCATCTCTGTGGATGGCAGAAAACCAACACTAG
- the LOC115428877 gene encoding uncharacterized protein LOC115428877 isoform X1, with product MSDWEGTDFCLENLFDESRPESPQSVFSDLELDRFFSTRALSPDSVSSDFDFALLQDWLKDFRSFSPDSLASVEESSFSPDITFGQMSSQHCNYFLRYSDCSSVSPYSMQSDIEFSTPFDEFFHDNRPDSPDSFTSWVEQKDSFFTQSFTDNWLFSLNIVHTSDTCLSVQSSDYAFKQLPSQNTVPKASFSPVSPLRYKCTTRGFMSHILDPFYDGKGVFHSDTQICLANQTCPRHIFKNNNETLGGSTTDPFYRAISSEFEDHISDSQFSQASSLSYSSSPDVLVTDSHPESLMPQTGTFETGPSDPSSDTYAQSFFITPSLWMAENQH from the exons ATGTCTGATTGGGAGGGTACAGATTTCTGTCTCGAAAATCTGTTTGACGAATCCAGACCAGAGTCCCCACAATCAGTTTTTTCAGACCTTGAACTTGACAG GTTTTTCAGTACCAGGGCCTTGTCCCCAGACTCTGTGTCTTCCGACTTTGACTTTGCACTCCTCCAGGACTGGCTGAAAGACTTCAGATCATTTTCACCAGATTCTCTGGCCTCAGTGGAAGAATCCTCCTTCTCTCCTGACATCACCTTTGGACAGATGTCAAGTCAACATTGTAATTATTTCTTACGTTACTCAGACTGTAGTTCAGTGTCACCTTATTCAATGCAGTCAGATATTGAATTTTCCACACCTTTTGATGAGTTTTTTCATGACAACAGACCAGATTCCCCAGATTCCTTTACTTCATGGGTTGAACAGAAAGACAGTTTTTTCACACAGTCATTTACTGACAACTGGTTGTTTTCATTAAACATCGTACATACTTCTGATACATGTCTGTCAGTGCAGTCCTCAGATTATGCTTTTAAACAACTCCCCTCTCAGAATACAGTCCCCAAGGCGAGTTTTAGTCCAGTGAGCCCACTTAGATATAAATGTACAACCAGAGGGTTTATGTCACACATACTTGACCCATTCTATGATGGAAAAGGTGTTTTTCACAGTGATACTCAAATCTGTCTAGCTAATCAAACATGTCCAAGGCATATTttcaaaaacaataatgaaacacTTGGAGGCAGTACAACAGATCCATTTTACCGAGCCATATCTTCTGAGTTTGAAGATCATATTTCAGACTCTCAGTTCTCACAAGCTTCCTCCTTGTCATATTCTTCATCTCCTGATGTTTTAGTAACAGATTCACACCCTGAAAGCCTGATGCCCCAAACTGGAACCTTTGAGACAGGACCCAGTGATCCTTCGTCAGACACATATGCACAGTCTTTTTTCATCACACCATCTCTGTGGATGGCAGAAAACCAACACTAG